The Candidatus Sulfotelmatobacter sp. genome has a window encoding:
- a CDS encoding TCR/Tet family MFS transporter → MLTRRSAALTFIFVTVLLDMIALGIIIPVFQPLLLSFTHGDYTSASIASGAFSVLFALVQFFASPILGTLSDRVGRRPVVLLSNLGTSLDYVILAVAPNLGWLLVSRVLAGGTTASIAVASAYIADVTPEDKRAGAYGMLSAAFGAGFVIGPAIGGLLGAHGLRLPFWVAAVLSLINFVYGLLVLPESLAPEHRSAFSWARANPLGSLKLLRRHAELAGLSLANLFGFVAHEALPQLFVLYALYSYGWTQSTIGLSLAVVGVLTIVISALVVQRVVNRFGERRAVVIGLFLGALGYALFAGNQIVFWAGIVISMFWTVGTSASQALMTRRVEKHEQGELQGAINLLRSAGTLVGPLLFAGIFSYSVSGAHGWKAPGAAWFAGSALLLISLVIAWRVTTADDDVRAIVDTAAALESSLPAETPLVD, encoded by the coding sequence ATGCTCACGCGCCGTAGCGCCGCCCTCACGTTCATCTTCGTCACCGTCCTGCTGGACATGATCGCGCTGGGGATCATCATCCCGGTCTTCCAGCCGCTCTTGTTGAGCTTCACCCACGGCGACTACACGAGCGCGTCGATCGCCAGCGGCGCCTTCTCGGTGCTGTTCGCGCTGGTGCAGTTCTTCGCATCGCCGATCTTGGGGACGCTCTCGGATCGCGTCGGCCGCCGCCCGGTGGTGCTGCTCTCGAATCTCGGCACCAGCCTGGACTACGTGATCCTCGCGGTCGCGCCGAACCTGGGCTGGCTGCTGGTCAGCCGCGTGCTGGCGGGCGGGACGACGGCCAGCATCGCCGTCGCAAGCGCCTACATCGCCGACGTCACGCCCGAGGACAAACGCGCCGGCGCATACGGCATGCTCTCGGCGGCGTTCGGTGCCGGCTTCGTGATCGGTCCCGCCATCGGCGGCCTGCTCGGCGCGCACGGTCTGCGGCTGCCCTTCTGGGTCGCCGCCGTGCTGAGCCTGATCAACTTCGTCTACGGCCTGCTGGTACTGCCCGAGTCGCTCGCCCCCGAACATCGCAGCGCGTTCTCGTGGGCGCGCGCCAACCCGCTCGGCTCGCTCAAGCTGCTGCGCCGCCACGCCGAGCTGGCCGGCCTCTCGCTGGCGAACCTGTTCGGCTTCGTCGCGCACGAAGCGCTGCCGCAGCTGTTCGTGCTCTACGCGCTCTATTCGTACGGCTGGACGCAGAGCACCATCGGGCTCTCGCTGGCGGTGGTCGGCGTGTTGACGATCGTGATCTCGGCGCTGGTCGTGCAGCGCGTGGTCAACCGGTTCGGCGAGCGCCGCGCGGTCGTGATCGGGCTGTTCCTCGGGGCGCTCGGCTACGCGCTCTTCGCCGGCAACCAGATCGTGTTCTGGGCCGGCATCGTGATCAGCATGTTCTGGACGGTCGGCACGTCGGCGTCGCAAGCGCTGATGACGCGCCGGGTGGAAAAGCACGAGCAGGGCGAGCTGCAAGGTGCGATCAACCTGCTGCGCAGCGCCGGGACGCTGGTCGGACCGCTGCTGTTCGCCGGCATCTTCTCGTACTCGGTCAGCGGCGCGCACGGGTGGAAAGCACCCGGCGCCGCCTGGTTCGCCGGCAGCGCCCTGCTGCTGATCTCGCTCGTCATCGCCTGGCGGGTGACGACCGCCGACGACGACGTGCGCGCGATCGTCGACACCGCCGCGGCGCTCGAGTCCTCACTCCCCGCCGAGACGCCGCTGGTGGACTAG
- a CDS encoding SigB/SigF/SigG family RNA polymerase sigma factor, with protein MSSSAPHVDEERWDRNRARKAFARFAELRADRSLDSGPDSTGVDEFDRLRNELVVAHLNLVRYLAVKFANRGEALDDLIQVGTVGLLKAIDRFDLERGVEFTTYATPTIVGEIKRYFRDKGWAVKVPRRLQELNLSVNRAIEKLTVKLGHSPTVAELASHLGASEEDILEAQELGQAYNLLSLDTELNGEGDKKSQTLADYVGQNDAGLELLEDRANLERAFQVLTGRERVILYLRFYESVSQTEIAKRLNVSQMHVSRLQQKALEKLKNFLQEK; from the coding sequence ATGTCTTCATCGGCCCCACACGTCGACGAGGAGCGCTGGGACCGCAACCGGGCACGCAAAGCGTTCGCGCGGTTCGCCGAGCTCCGCGCCGACCGTAGCCTCGACAGCGGCCCCGACTCGACCGGCGTGGACGAGTTCGACCGGCTGCGCAACGAGCTCGTCGTCGCGCACCTCAACTTGGTCCGCTACCTGGCGGTCAAATTCGCCAATCGCGGCGAGGCGCTCGACGACCTGATTCAAGTCGGCACCGTCGGCTTGCTCAAAGCGATCGATCGGTTCGACCTCGAGCGCGGCGTCGAGTTCACCACCTACGCGACGCCCACCATCGTCGGCGAGATCAAGCGCTATTTCCGCGACAAGGGCTGGGCGGTCAAGGTGCCGCGCCGGCTGCAAGAGCTCAACCTGAGCGTCAACCGCGCGATCGAGAAGCTGACGGTGAAGCTCGGCCACTCGCCGACCGTCGCCGAGCTGGCCTCGCACCTGGGTGCCTCCGAGGAAGACATCCTCGAAGCGCAGGAGCTCGGGCAAGCCTACAACCTGCTCTCGCTCGACACCGAGCTCAACGGCGAGGGCGACAAGAAGTCGCAGACGCTGGCGGACTACGTCGGTCAGAACGACGCCGGGCTCGAGCTGCTCGAAGACCGCGCCAACCTCGAACGCGCCTTCCAGGTCCTGACCGGCCGCGAACGCGTGATCCTATACCTGCGGTTCTACGAGAGCGTCTCGCAGACCGAGATCGCCAAGCGCCTCAACGTCTCGCAGATGCACGTCTCCCGCCTGCAGCAAAAAGCGCTCGAGAAGCTCAAGAACTTCCTGCAAGAGAAATGA
- a CDS encoding ATP-binding protein — protein sequence MSPIAQSAERTSHGTVEVKIPGRAEWVAVARLAVAAVASRLRFSVDEIEDIKLAIAEACTNSIQSAGGVDAGVIEIVCDALDDELRVVVRDHSTGHKLEGARAQSLTEGRTEELGVFLIRALMDSVEYTADNGRGTELIMTKRVLA from the coding sequence GTGAGCCCGATCGCACAGTCCGCCGAACGCACCTCGCACGGTACCGTCGAGGTCAAGATTCCCGGTCGCGCCGAGTGGGTCGCCGTCGCGCGGCTCGCGGTCGCCGCGGTCGCCAGCCGGCTGCGGTTCTCGGTCGACGAGATCGAGGACATCAAGCTCGCCATCGCCGAGGCCTGCACGAACTCGATCCAGAGCGCGGGCGGCGTCGACGCCGGCGTGATCGAGATCGTCTGCGACGCCCTCGACGACGAGCTGCGCGTGGTCGTCCGCGACCACTCGACCGGCCACAAGCTCGAGGGAGCGCGCGCCCAAAGCTTGACCGAAGGACGGACCGAAGAGCTGGGCGTGTTCCTGATCCGAGCGCTCATGGATTCCGTGGAATACACGGCCGACAACGGGCGCGGAACGGAACTCATCATGACGAAGCGCGTTCTCGCCTAG
- a CDS encoding STAS domain-containing protein translates to MDIKVNVRESEGDAYVVDLTGEIDVYTSPKVKDAITELIDQEHYNLVINLEKVRYIDSTGLGVLIGGLKRVREHGGSVNLVCTNPQIKKIFDITGLVKIFGIFDDEQSAMKALV, encoded by the coding sequence GTGGATATCAAAGTCAACGTTCGGGAGTCGGAGGGAGACGCGTACGTCGTCGACCTGACCGGCGAGATCGATGTGTACACGTCGCCGAAGGTGAAGGACGCGATCACCGAGCTGATCGACCAAGAGCACTACAACCTGGTCATCAACCTCGAGAAGGTGCGTTACATCGACTCGACCGGCTTGGGCGTGCTCATCGGCGGCCTCAAGCGCGTGCGCGAGCACGGCGGTTCGGTCAATCTGGTCTGCACCAACCCGCAGATCAAGAAGATCTTCGACATCACCGGGCTGGTCAAGATCTTCGGGATCTTCGACGACGAGCAGAGCGCCATGAAGGCGCTGGTGTGA
- a CDS encoding YtxH domain-containing protein has product MAIGALAGATLAMILAPQTGEDTRDLMVAKAREAGERARDVAEDANDLLARGRKIVADARARLDDAIAEGKDAAARQRSTLENES; this is encoded by the coding sequence TTGGCCATCGGCGCGCTGGCCGGCGCGACGCTCGCGATGATCCTCGCGCCGCAGACCGGCGAAGACACCCGCGACCTGATGGTCGCCAAAGCGCGCGAAGCGGGCGAGCGCGCGCGCGATGTCGCGGAAGACGCGAACGACCTGTTGGCGCGCGGCCGCAAGATCGTCGCCGACGCGCGGGCGCGCCTGGACGACGCCATCGCCGAAGGCAAGGATGCCGCCGCGCGGCAACGCAGCACCCTCGAGAACGAAAGCTAG
- a CDS encoding DUF948 domain-containing protein: MTSGLDGALIRDVLVGIGVLLVGIGILVVCLALARLVRRMSGTLDELDRQIGALSTPVVETLGHVGGIADSADAAVAKLGTVVGTLEIVADGVGSTAKLASDAVAPAVVNLGAILAGLTAGLRRLVLGGRSGPPAPPAHGETESAYHG, translated from the coding sequence TTGACTTCGGGGCTCGACGGCGCGTTGATTCGCGACGTCCTTGTCGGCATCGGCGTGCTGTTGGTCGGGATCGGTATCCTGGTGGTATGCCTCGCCCTGGCGCGGCTCGTCCGGCGGATGAGCGGCACGCTCGATGAGCTCGACCGTCAGATCGGCGCGCTCTCTACCCCCGTGGTCGAGACGCTCGGCCACGTCGGCGGGATCGCCGACAGCGCCGACGCCGCCGTCGCCAAGCTCGGCACGGTGGTGGGGACGCTCGAAATCGTCGCGGACGGGGTGGGCAGCACGGCCAAGCTCGCATCGGACGCCGTCGCCCCCGCCGTGGTCAACCTCGGGGCGATCTTGGCGGGCCTCACGGCCGGCCTTCGCCGCCTCGTCCTGGGCGGGCGCTCCGGTCCGCCGGCCCCGCCTGCTCACGGGGAAACGGAGTCGGCGTATCATGGCTGA
- a CDS encoding cysteine desulfurase family protein codes for MTRIYLDNAATTTVRPEVVATMTPLLGGGYNPSSLHAEGRAARAVVDEARATVARILGAAPREIVFTGGGSEADVLAIVGTARALRERGRHVVTSAIEHHAVLHAVDVLERDGWTVTRLPVDARGLVDPAAFAAALTDRTTVASIMLANNELGVIEPIAELAALARARGVRFHTDAVQAAGWLPLDAGALGVDLLSLSAHKFNGPKGVGVLYVRGGTPVEAQIVGGGQEHGLRSGTENVAGIAGFAAALALAEAERPAVAERVAALRDRLEAGVLATIPDVRVNGTGAPRLPSILSAAFADAPGDALLIRLDLEGIAASAGSACAAGSLEPSHVALALGLDPRFRLGVIRFSLGRTTTAEEIETVLARLPALLVGVRTPLAV; via the coding sequence GTGACGCGCATCTATCTCGACAACGCGGCGACGACGACGGTCCGGCCGGAGGTCGTTGCGACGATGACGCCGCTGTTGGGCGGCGGCTACAACCCGAGCTCGCTGCACGCCGAAGGACGCGCCGCGCGCGCGGTCGTCGACGAGGCGCGCGCGACCGTCGCGCGCATCCTCGGCGCGGCGCCGCGCGAGATCGTGTTCACCGGCGGCGGCTCCGAGGCCGACGTGCTCGCGATCGTCGGCACCGCGCGTGCCCTGCGCGAGCGCGGCCGGCACGTGGTCACCTCGGCGATCGAGCACCACGCGGTGCTGCACGCCGTCGACGTGCTCGAGCGCGACGGCTGGACGGTCACGCGGCTGCCCGTCGACGCGCGCGGGCTGGTCGATCCGGCGGCCTTCGCGGCGGCGCTGACCGACCGGACGACGGTCGCCAGCATCATGCTCGCCAACAACGAGCTGGGCGTGATCGAGCCGATCGCGGAGTTGGCGGCGCTGGCGCGCGCGCGCGGCGTGCGCTTCCACACCGACGCCGTGCAGGCCGCGGGATGGCTGCCGCTCGACGCCGGCGCGCTGGGCGTCGACCTGCTCTCGCTCTCCGCCCACAAGTTCAACGGCCCCAAGGGCGTCGGCGTCCTGTATGTGCGCGGCGGGACGCCGGTCGAGGCGCAGATCGTGGGCGGCGGCCAAGAGCACGGCTTGCGGTCGGGGACCGAGAACGTCGCCGGCATCGCCGGTTTCGCCGCGGCGCTGGCGCTCGCCGAGGCCGAGCGGCCCGCCGTCGCCGAGCGGGTCGCCGCGCTGCGCGATCGGCTGGAAGCCGGGGTGCTGGCCACGATCCCGGACGTGCGGGTCAACGGCACCGGCGCGCCGCGGCTGCCCTCGATCCTCTCCGCGGCCTTCGCCGACGCGCCGGGCGACGCGCTCTTGATCCGGCTGGACCTCGAGGGGATCGCGGCTTCGGCCGGCAGCGCCTGCGCCGCCGGATCGCTCGAACCCAGCCACGTCGCCCTGGCGCTGGGACTCGACCCGCGCTTCCGGCTGGGGGTGATCCGGTTTTCGCTCGGTCGGACGACCACCGCCGAGGAGATCGAGACGGTGTTGGCCCGGTTGCCAGCTCTCCTAGTAGGGGTTCGGACCCCTCTTGCCGTGTAA
- a CDS encoding replication-associated recombination protein A, with protein sequence MLGLFDAGESGGRTVRQPLAARMRPRTLDEFVGQEQVVGSGRALRRAIESDQIPSMILWGPPGTGKTTLAQIIAHTTGAHFAALSAVSAGVADLRRVVADAQKLRAAGKRTVLFIDEIHRFNKAQQDAVLPYVEDGTVTLIGATTENPSFEVNSALLSRSRVFVLRALGDDDIRALIERALHDEERGLGKQHVAITPAALDALVNLANGDARIALNTLEFAASAPPRNAEDVREIDEQTVADALQRRALSYDKGGDAHYDTISAFIKTVRGSDPDAAVYWLMRMIDSGEDIGFIARRLVILASEDIGLADPQALAVAVAAQQAAHFIGLPEAKFPLAQATLYLATAPKSNTVGRAFGAAEADVQSSRNDPVPLHLRNAPTRLMKQLGYGEGYRYAHDDYAAMQAEGDLPPAIALQSNLPEALEGRHYFDPGSQGAEARLRAWIDARRGSAHAAAEDDPFGEDDEEE encoded by the coding sequence ATGCTGGGACTGTTCGACGCCGGCGAATCCGGCGGGAGGACGGTTCGTCAGCCGCTCGCGGCGCGGATGCGGCCGCGCACGCTCGACGAGTTCGTCGGCCAGGAACAGGTCGTTGGGTCGGGGCGCGCGCTGCGCCGCGCGATCGAGAGCGACCAGATTCCCTCGATGATCCTGTGGGGGCCGCCGGGGACCGGCAAGACGACCCTCGCGCAGATCATCGCGCACACCACCGGCGCGCACTTCGCCGCGCTCTCGGCCGTCAGCGCCGGCGTCGCCGACTTGCGGCGCGTCGTCGCCGACGCGCAGAAGCTGCGCGCGGCCGGCAAGCGCACCGTGCTGTTCATCGACGAGATCCACCGCTTCAACAAGGCGCAGCAAGACGCGGTGCTGCCGTACGTCGAGGACGGCACCGTCACGCTGATCGGCGCCACCACTGAGAACCCCTCGTTCGAGGTCAACTCGGCGCTGCTCTCGCGCTCGCGGGTGTTCGTGCTGCGCGCGCTGGGCGACGACGACATCCGCGCCCTGATCGAGCGCGCGCTGCACGACGAAGAGCGCGGCTTGGGCAAGCAGCACGTCGCGATCACGCCGGCCGCGCTCGACGCGCTGGTCAACCTGGCCAACGGCGACGCGCGCATCGCCCTCAACACGCTCGAGTTCGCGGCGTCGGCCCCGCCGCGCAACGCCGAGGACGTGCGCGAGATCGACGAGCAGACCGTCGCCGACGCGCTGCAGCGCCGCGCGCTCAGCTACGACAAGGGCGGCGATGCGCACTACGACACGATCAGCGCCTTCATCAAGACCGTGCGGGGCAGCGATCCCGACGCGGCCGTCTACTGGCTGATGCGCATGATCGACTCCGGCGAGGACATCGGGTTCATCGCGCGCCGGCTGGTCATCCTGGCCAGCGAGGACATCGGCTTGGCCGACCCGCAGGCGCTGGCGGTGGCCGTGGCCGCGCAGCAGGCCGCGCACTTCATCGGCTTGCCCGAGGCGAAGTTTCCGCTGGCGCAGGCGACGCTGTACCTGGCGACCGCGCCCAAGTCGAACACGGTCGGGCGCGCCTTCGGCGCCGCCGAGGCCGACGTGCAGTCTTCGCGCAACGATCCGGTTCCGCTGCACCTGCGCAACGCGCCGACCCGTTTGATGAAGCAGCTCGGTTACGGCGAAGGCTATCGCTACGCGCACGACGACTACGCCGCGATGCAGGCCGAAGGCGATCTGCCGCCGGCGATCGCGCTGCAGTCGAACCTGCCCGAGGCGCTCGAAGGCCGGCACTACTTCGATCCGGGCAGCCAAGGCGCCGAAGCGCGGCTGCGTGCCTGGATCGACGCGCGCCGGGGCAGCGCGCACGCGGCGGCCGAGGACGACCCGTTCGGCGAGGACGACGAGGAAGAGTAG
- a CDS encoding LptA/OstA family protein, which yields MPPGTSLRRSACLSTLALVGGLLVLAASPAPSTKPAPSPNPSPAAQSTSAGLGDAGASGLTTSDYKIETDETHWNFNTGEFTMPHRVKFFRPGTDATSDKAKGNSKQGTAILTGNVVVHDSGDAPEAGSEHAYHGNGPATLTCDELQIDSKAKLYTAIGHVHFKQGSRNGVADKGILDRGTGLLHLEGAVVLHDGDSSLSAKDVNYNLNTKDVDVTGAPLIIRQPVPTHAPSAATPAPKKKKKHFPF from the coding sequence ATGCCCCCGGGCACCTCGCTCCGACGCTCAGCCTGCCTGTCGACCCTCGCACTGGTCGGCGGGCTGCTCGTGCTCGCGGCCTCGCCCGCGCCCTCGACGAAGCCGGCGCCTTCGCCCAATCCTTCACCCGCGGCGCAGAGCACGTCGGCGGGACTCGGCGACGCCGGCGCGTCGGGACTGACGACCAGCGACTACAAGATCGAGACCGACGAGACGCACTGGAACTTCAACACCGGCGAGTTCACCATGCCGCATCGGGTGAAGTTCTTCCGGCCCGGCACCGACGCGACCAGCGACAAGGCGAAGGGGAACTCGAAGCAAGGCACCGCGATCCTGACCGGCAACGTGGTCGTGCACGACAGCGGCGACGCACCCGAGGCGGGCTCGGAGCACGCTTATCACGGCAACGGTCCGGCCACGCTGACCTGCGACGAGCTGCAGATCGACTCGAAGGCGAAGCTCTACACCGCGATCGGCCACGTGCACTTCAAGCAAGGCTCGCGCAACGGCGTCGCCGACAAGGGGATCCTCGATCGCGGCACCGGGCTGCTGCACCTCGAAGGCGCGGTCGTCCTGCACGACGGCGACTCGTCGCTCTCGGCCAAGGACGTCAACTACAACCTCAACACCAAGGACGTCGACGTCACCGGCGCACCGCTGATCATCCGGCAGCCGGTACCGACGCACGCGCCTTCGGCCGCCACACCGGCGCCCAAGAAGAAAAAGAAGCACTTCCCCTTCTGA